The following coding sequences are from one Macaca nemestrina isolate mMacNem1 chromosome 1, mMacNem.hap1, whole genome shotgun sequence window:
- the LOC139355294 gene encoding solute carrier family 25 member 33 isoform X3 produces MVRPTSVTPGLFQVLKSILEKEGPKSLFRGLGPNLVGVAPSRAVYFACYSKAKEQFNGIFVPNSNIVHIFSAGSAAFITNSLMNPIWMVKTRMQLEQKVRGSKQMNTLQCARYVYQTEGIRGFYRGLTASYAGISETIICFAIYESLKKYLKEAPLASSANGTEKNPTSFFGLMAAAALSKGCASCIAYPHEVIRTRLREEGTKYKSFVQTARLVFREEGYLAFYRGLFAQLIRQIPNTAIVLSTYELIVYLLEDRTQ; encoded by the exons ATGGTGAGACCAACATCTGTGACACCTGGACTCTTTCAGGTTCTGAA GTCGATCTTGGAGAAAGAGGGACCAAAGTCACTTTTTAGAGGCTTGGGTCCAAATTTGGTTGGAGTTGCACCATCAAG GGCTGTATACTTTGCATGTTACTCCAAAGCCAAAGAGCAATTTAATGGCATTTTCGTGCCTAACAGCAATATTGTGCATATTTTCTCAGCTGGCTCTGCAG cttttatcACAAATTCCTTAATGAATCCTATATGGATGGTTAAAACCCGAATGCAGCTAGAACAGAA AGTGAGGGGCTCTAAGCAGATGAATACACTCCAGTGTGCTCGTTACGTTTACCAGACTGAAGGCATTCGTGGCTTCTATAGAGGATTAACTGCCTCTTATGCTGGAATTTCCGAAACTATAATCTGCTTTGCTATTTATGAAAGTTTAAAGAAGTATCTGAAAGAAGCTCCATTAGCCTCTTCTGCAAATGGGACTGAGAAAAATCCCACAAGTTTTTTTGGACTTATGGCAGCTGCTGCTCTTTCTAAGGGCTGTGCCTCCTGCATTGCTTATCCACACG AAGTCATAAGGACAAGGCTCCGGGAAGAGGGCACCAAGTACAAGTCTTTTGTCCAGACGGCGCGCCTGGTATTCCGGGAAGAAGGCTATCTCGCCTTTTATAGAGGACTCTTTGCCCAGCTTATCCGGCAGATCCCAAATACTGCCATTGTGTTGTCTACTTACGAGTTAATTGTGTACCTGTTAGAAGACCGTACTCAGTAA
- the LOC139355294 gene encoding solute carrier family 25 member 33 isoform X2: MATGGQQKENTLLHLFAGGCGGTVGAIFTCPLEVIKTRLQSSRLALRTVYYPQVHLGTISGAGMVRPTSVTPGLFQVLKSILEKEGPKSLFRGLGPNLVGVAPSRAVYFACYSKAKEQFNGIFVPNSNIVHIFSAGSAAFITNSLMNPIWMVKTRMQLEQKVRGSKQMNTLQCARYVYQTEGIRGFYRGLTASYAGISETIICFAIYESLKKYLKEAPLASSANGTEKNPTSFFGLMAAAALSKGCASCIAYPHEVIRTRLREEGTKYKSFVQTARLVFREEGYLAFYRGLFAQLIRQIPNTAIVLSTYELIVYLLEDRTQ; the protein is encoded by the exons GTGTGGAGGCACAGTTGGTGCTATTTTCACTTGTCCACTAGAAGTCATTAAGACGCGGTTGCAGTCTTCGAGATTAGCTCTCCGGACAGTCTACTATCCTCAGGTTCATCTGGGGACCATTAGTGGAGCTGGAATGGTGAGACCAACATCTGTGACACCTGGACTCTTTCAGGTTCTGAA GTCGATCTTGGAGAAAGAGGGACCAAAGTCACTTTTTAGAGGCTTGGGTCCAAATTTGGTTGGAGTTGCACCATCAAG GGCTGTATACTTTGCATGTTACTCCAAAGCCAAAGAGCAATTTAATGGCATTTTCGTGCCTAACAGCAATATTGTGCATATTTTCTCAGCTGGCTCTGCAG cttttatcACAAATTCCTTAATGAATCCTATATGGATGGTTAAAACCCGAATGCAGCTAGAACAGAA AGTGAGGGGCTCTAAGCAGATGAATACACTCCAGTGTGCTCGTTACGTTTACCAGACTGAAGGCATTCGTGGCTTCTATAGAGGATTAACTGCCTCTTATGCTGGAATTTCCGAAACTATAATCTGCTTTGCTATTTATGAAAGTTTAAAGAAGTATCTGAAAGAAGCTCCATTAGCCTCTTCTGCAAATGGGACTGAGAAAAATCCCACAAGTTTTTTTGGACTTATGGCAGCTGCTGCTCTTTCTAAGGGCTGTGCCTCCTGCATTGCTTATCCACACG AAGTCATAAGGACAAGGCTCCGGGAAGAGGGCACCAAGTACAAGTCTTTTGTCCAGACGGCGCGCCTGGTATTCCGGGAAGAAGGCTATCTCGCCTTTTATAGAGGACTCTTTGCCCAGCTTATCCGGCAGATCCCAAATACTGCCATTGTGTTGTCTACTTACGAGTTAATTGTGTACCTGTTAGAAGACCGTACTCAGTAA